The Alphaproteobacteria bacterium genomic sequence GTGTAATAAACATGAAATAACAACCCAGTCATCTTACCTTCATTGTGTTGATGAGTAGCTCTAGCTCATTCAGCAATGTACTCTTGGGTGCGAGCACCAGAGTGGCGCCTAGGGAAAGGGTGGGGAACTGAATACCACAGCTTACGTCAAAGGTCATGGGACTTGAGAGCAAGCATCGACCCCCTGGACCTAGACCCTTGGATAAATGTAATGCCCCATGCTGAATGAAAGAACAAATGTTTGCATGTTCCAAAACCACGCCCTTGGGTTTTCCTGTTGTGCCCGAGGTGTAAATAATGTAGCAAGAGTTTTTGGGTGTTGGGGGGTTCCAGTCCACGCTACTCA encodes the following:
- a CDS encoding AMP-binding protein — its product is ARTKLIASDSGLKVLLVMDEDAFAEHSNVVKYPVLSVMNILDDALLPELSSVDWNPPTPKNSCYIIYTSGTTGKPKGVVLEHANICSFIQHGALHLSKGLGPGGRCLLSSPMTFDVSCGIQFPTLSLGATLVLAPKSTLLNELELLINTMKVR